A section of the Macaca thibetana thibetana isolate TM-01 chromosome 10, ASM2454274v1, whole genome shotgun sequence genome encodes:
- the LMF2 gene encoding lipase maturation factor 2 isoform X1, whose translation MAGSRLPRRLFLQGVAAVFMFAFASLYTQIPGLYGPEGILPARKTLRPQGKGRWQQLWETPTLLWEAPRLGLDTAQGLELLSLLGALLALGALLLSPLRHPVVYLLLWAAYLSACQVGQVFLYFQWDSLLLETGFLAVLVAPLRPASHRKQAPQGGRAGALPHEDLPFWLVRWLLFRLMFASGVVKLTSRCPAWWGLTALTYHYETQCLPTPAAWFAHHLPVWLHKLSVVATFLIEIAVPPLFFAPIRRLRLAAFYSQVLLQVLIIITGNYNFFNLMTLVLTTALLDDQHLAAEPGHGSRKKTTTSWPKALLATLSLLLELAVYGLLAYGTVHYFGLEVDWQQRTIHSRTTFTFHQFSQWLKTLTLPTVWLGVASLAWELLSALWRWTQVRGWLRKFSAAVKLSLVSTATVALFLISLVPYSYVEPGTHGRLWTGAHRLFGAVEHLQLANSYGLFRRMTGLGGRPEVVLEGSYDGHHWTEIEFMYKPGNLSRPPPVVVPHQPRLDWQMWFAALGPHTHSPWFTSLVLRLLQGKEPVIRLIQSQVARYPFHKQPPTYVRAQRYKYWFSQPGEQGQWWRRQWVEEFFPPVSLGDPTLETLLRQFGLQDKSPPRARSANSTLAQALHWTRTQLSPLEAPALLWGLLVAIGAVRVVQALLAPWSLRSSPLAPASGEKRRPAPHKDSGAASEQATPAPNPCTSSSRTARRKK comes from the exons ATGGCGGGCTCCCGGCTCCCGCGGCGGCTCTTCCTCCAGGGCGTGGCGGCCGTCTTCATGTTCGCCTTCGCTTCTCTCTACACGCAGATCCCAG GCCTGTATGGCCCCGAGGGCATCCTACCTGCAAGGAAGACGCTGCGGCCGCAGGGCAAGGGCCGCTGGCAGCAACTGTGGGAGACCCCCACGCTGCTGTGGGAAGCGCCGAGACTGGGGCTGGACACGGCCCAGGGCCTGGAGCTGCTGAGCCTGCTGGGCGCACTACTGGCCCTGGGGGCCCTGCTGCTGAGCCCACTGCGTCACCCCGTCGTCTACCTGCTGCTGTGGGCTGCCTACCTTTCGGCCTGCCAG gtgggccaggtgttcctttaTTTCCAGTG GGACTCCCTGCTGCTAGAGACTGGCTTCCTGGCCGTGCTGGTGGCCCCGCTGAGGCCAGCCTCCCACCGCAAGCAGGCCCCCCAGGGCGGGCGGGCAGGGGCCCTGCCCCATGAAGACCTCCCCTTCTGGCTAGTGCGCTGGCTGCTGTTCCGCCTCATGTTCGCCTCAGGCGTGGTCAAGCTGACCAGTCGCTGCCCCGCCTGGTGGGGGCTCACTG CCCTCACCTACCACTACGAGACCCAGTGCCTGCCCACGCCCGCCGCCTGGTTCGCACACCACCTGCCTGTCTGGCTGCACAAGCTCAGCGTGGTGGCCACCTTCCTAATCGAGATCGCTGTGCCGCCCCTGTTCTTCGCCCCCATTCGACGCCTGCGTTTGGCTGCCTTCTACTCGCAG GTGCTGCTGCAGGTCCTGATTATCATCACTGGCAACTACAACTTCTTCAACCTGATGACGCTGGTGCTCACCACTGCGCTGCTAGACGACCAGCACCTGGCTGCTGAGCCTGGCCATGGCAGCCGCAAGAAGACGACCACCT CCTGGCCCAAGGCCCTGCTGGCCACACTGTCGCTGCTGCTGGAACTAGCCGTCTACGGGCTTCTAGCCTATGGCACTGTGCACTACTTTGGCTTGGAGGTTGACTGGCAGCAGCGCACCATCCACTCCAGAACCA ctttcaccttccaccagtTCTCTCAGTGGCTAAAGACACTGACGCTGCCCACCGTGTGGCTGGGTGTGGCCTCCCTGGCCTGGGAGCTGCTGAGTGCCCTCTGGAG GTGGACCCAGGTGCGGGGCTGGCTACGGAAGTTCAGTGCTGCAGTCAAACTGTCCCTTGTGAGCACTGCGACTGTGGCCTTGTTCTTGATCAGCCTG GTGCCGTACTCCTACGTGGAGCCCGGGACCCACGGGCGCCTCTGGACTGGGGCCCACCGCCTGTTTGGCGCCGTGGAGCACCTGCAGCTGGCCAACTCCTACGGCCTCTTCCGCCGCATGACTGGGCTTGGTGGGCGGCCTGAGGTGGTGCTGGAGGGCAGCTACGATGGCCACCACTGGACG GAGATCGAGTTCATGTACAAGCCTGGGAACCTGAGCCGGCCTCCCCCAGTTGTGGTGCCCCACCAACCACGCCTGGATTGGCAAATGTGGTTTGCAGCCCTGGGCCCGCACACGCACAGCCCGTGGTTCACAAGCCTGGTCTTGCGCCTGCTGCAGGGCAAGGAGCCAG TGATCCGCCTCATCCAGAGTCAAGTGGCCAGGTATCCCTTCCACAAGCAGCCGCCCACCTACGTCCGAGCCCAGCGCTACAAGTACTGGTTCTCCCAGCCTGGAGAGCAGGG CCAGTGGTGGCGGCGCCAGTGGGTGGAGGAGTTCTTCCCACCCGTGTCCCTGGGAGACCCGACGCTGGAGACACTGCTCAGGCAGTTTGGGCTGCAG GACAAGAGCCCACCCCGGGCCCGCAGTGCCAACAGCACTCTGGCCCAGGCCCTCCACTGGACTCGCACTCAGCTGTCTCCTCTGGAGGCCCCCGCCCTGCTCTGGGGGCTCCTCGTGGCCATAGGGGCTGTCAGAGTTGTGCAGGCCCTGCTAGCACCCTGGTCTCTCCGGTCCTCCCCCCTGGCACCAGCCAGCGGGGAGAAGCGCAGGCCAGCCCCCCATAAAGACTCTGGAGCTGCCTCCGAACAGgccaccccagcccccaacccctgTACCAGTAGTTCTCGGACCGCCCGGCGAAAGAAGTAG
- the LMF2 gene encoding lipase maturation factor 2 isoform X3 → MAGSRLPRRLFLQGVAAVFMFAFASLYTQIPGLYGPEGILPARKTLRPQGKGRWQQLWETPTLLWEAPRLGLDTAQGLELLSLLGALLALGALLLSPLRHPVVYLLLWAAYLSACQVGQVFLYFQWDSLLLETGFLAVLVAPLRPASHRKQAPQGGRAGALPHEDLPFWLVRWLLFRLMFASGVVKLTSRCPAWWGLTALTYHYETQCLPTPAAWFAHHLPVWLHKLSVVATFLIEIAVPPLFFAPIRRLRLAAFYSQVLLQVLIIITGNYNFFNLMTLVLTTALLDDQHLAAEPGHGSRKKTTTSWPKALLATLSLLLELAVYGLLAYGTVHYFGLEVDWQQRTIHSRTTFTFHQFSQWLKTLTLPTVWLGVASLAWELLSALWRWTQVRGWLRKFSAAVKLSLVSTATVALFLISLVPYSYVEPGTHGRLWTGAHRLFGAVEHLQLANSYGLFRRMTGLGGRPEEIEFMYKPGNLSRPPPVVVPHQPRLDWQMWFAALGPHTHSPWFTSLVLRLLQGKEPVIRLIQSQVARYPFHKQPPTYVRAQRYKYWFSQPGEQGQWWRRQWVEEFFPPVSLGDPTLETLLRQFGLQDKSPPRARSANSTLAQALHWTRTQLSPLEAPALLWGLLVAIGAVRVVQALLAPWSLRSSPLAPASGEKRRPAPHKDSGAASEQATPAPNPCTSSSRTARRKK, encoded by the exons ATGGCGGGCTCCCGGCTCCCGCGGCGGCTCTTCCTCCAGGGCGTGGCGGCCGTCTTCATGTTCGCCTTCGCTTCTCTCTACACGCAGATCCCAG GCCTGTATGGCCCCGAGGGCATCCTACCTGCAAGGAAGACGCTGCGGCCGCAGGGCAAGGGCCGCTGGCAGCAACTGTGGGAGACCCCCACGCTGCTGTGGGAAGCGCCGAGACTGGGGCTGGACACGGCCCAGGGCCTGGAGCTGCTGAGCCTGCTGGGCGCACTACTGGCCCTGGGGGCCCTGCTGCTGAGCCCACTGCGTCACCCCGTCGTCTACCTGCTGCTGTGGGCTGCCTACCTTTCGGCCTGCCAG gtgggccaggtgttcctttaTTTCCAGTG GGACTCCCTGCTGCTAGAGACTGGCTTCCTGGCCGTGCTGGTGGCCCCGCTGAGGCCAGCCTCCCACCGCAAGCAGGCCCCCCAGGGCGGGCGGGCAGGGGCCCTGCCCCATGAAGACCTCCCCTTCTGGCTAGTGCGCTGGCTGCTGTTCCGCCTCATGTTCGCCTCAGGCGTGGTCAAGCTGACCAGTCGCTGCCCCGCCTGGTGGGGGCTCACTG CCCTCACCTACCACTACGAGACCCAGTGCCTGCCCACGCCCGCCGCCTGGTTCGCACACCACCTGCCTGTCTGGCTGCACAAGCTCAGCGTGGTGGCCACCTTCCTAATCGAGATCGCTGTGCCGCCCCTGTTCTTCGCCCCCATTCGACGCCTGCGTTTGGCTGCCTTCTACTCGCAG GTGCTGCTGCAGGTCCTGATTATCATCACTGGCAACTACAACTTCTTCAACCTGATGACGCTGGTGCTCACCACTGCGCTGCTAGACGACCAGCACCTGGCTGCTGAGCCTGGCCATGGCAGCCGCAAGAAGACGACCACCT CCTGGCCCAAGGCCCTGCTGGCCACACTGTCGCTGCTGCTGGAACTAGCCGTCTACGGGCTTCTAGCCTATGGCACTGTGCACTACTTTGGCTTGGAGGTTGACTGGCAGCAGCGCACCATCCACTCCAGAACCA ctttcaccttccaccagtTCTCTCAGTGGCTAAAGACACTGACGCTGCCCACCGTGTGGCTGGGTGTGGCCTCCCTGGCCTGGGAGCTGCTGAGTGCCCTCTGGAG GTGGACCCAGGTGCGGGGCTGGCTACGGAAGTTCAGTGCTGCAGTCAAACTGTCCCTTGTGAGCACTGCGACTGTGGCCTTGTTCTTGATCAGCCTG GTGCCGTACTCCTACGTGGAGCCCGGGACCCACGGGCGCCTCTGGACTGGGGCCCACCGCCTGTTTGGCGCCGTGGAGCACCTGCAGCTGGCCAACTCCTACGGCCTCTTCCGCCGCATGACTGGGCTTGGTGGGCGGCCTGAG GAGATCGAGTTCATGTACAAGCCTGGGAACCTGAGCCGGCCTCCCCCAGTTGTGGTGCCCCACCAACCACGCCTGGATTGGCAAATGTGGTTTGCAGCCCTGGGCCCGCACACGCACAGCCCGTGGTTCACAAGCCTGGTCTTGCGCCTGCTGCAGGGCAAGGAGCCAG TGATCCGCCTCATCCAGAGTCAAGTGGCCAGGTATCCCTTCCACAAGCAGCCGCCCACCTACGTCCGAGCCCAGCGCTACAAGTACTGGTTCTCCCAGCCTGGAGAGCAGGG CCAGTGGTGGCGGCGCCAGTGGGTGGAGGAGTTCTTCCCACCCGTGTCCCTGGGAGACCCGACGCTGGAGACACTGCTCAGGCAGTTTGGGCTGCAG GACAAGAGCCCACCCCGGGCCCGCAGTGCCAACAGCACTCTGGCCCAGGCCCTCCACTGGACTCGCACTCAGCTGTCTCCTCTGGAGGCCCCCGCCCTGCTCTGGGGGCTCCTCGTGGCCATAGGGGCTGTCAGAGTTGTGCAGGCCCTGCTAGCACCCTGGTCTCTCCGGTCCTCCCCCCTGGCACCAGCCAGCGGGGAGAAGCGCAGGCCAGCCCCCCATAAAGACTCTGGAGCTGCCTCCGAACAGgccaccccagcccccaacccctgTACCAGTAGTTCTCGGACCGCCCGGCGAAAGAAGTAG
- the LMF2 gene encoding lipase maturation factor 2 isoform X2, translating to MAGSRLPRRLFLQGVAAVFMFAFASLYTQIPGLYGPEGILPARKTLRPQGKGRWQQLWETPTLLWEAPRLGLDTAQGLELLSLLGALLALGALLLSPLRHPVVYLLLWAAYLSACQVGQVFLYFQWDSLLLETGFLAVLVAPLRPASHRKQAPQGGRAGALPHEDLPFWLVRWLLFRLMFASGVVKLTSRCPAWWGLTALTYHYETQCLPTPAAWFAHHLPVWLHKLSVVATFLIEIAVPPLFFAPIRRLRLAAFYSQVLLQVLIIITGNYNFFNLMTLVLTTALLDDQHLAAEPGHGSRKKTTTSWPKALLATLSLLLELAVYGLLAYGTVHYFGLEVDWQQRTIHSRTTFTFHQFSQWLKTLTLPTVWLGVASLAWELLSALWRWTQVRGWLRKFSAAVKLSLVPYSYVEPGTHGRLWTGAHRLFGAVEHLQLANSYGLFRRMTGLGGRPEVVLEGSYDGHHWTEIEFMYKPGNLSRPPPVVVPHQPRLDWQMWFAALGPHTHSPWFTSLVLRLLQGKEPVIRLIQSQVARYPFHKQPPTYVRAQRYKYWFSQPGEQGQWWRRQWVEEFFPPVSLGDPTLETLLRQFGLQDKSPPRARSANSTLAQALHWTRTQLSPLEAPALLWGLLVAIGAVRVVQALLAPWSLRSSPLAPASGEKRRPAPHKDSGAASEQATPAPNPCTSSSRTARRKK from the exons ATGGCGGGCTCCCGGCTCCCGCGGCGGCTCTTCCTCCAGGGCGTGGCGGCCGTCTTCATGTTCGCCTTCGCTTCTCTCTACACGCAGATCCCAG GCCTGTATGGCCCCGAGGGCATCCTACCTGCAAGGAAGACGCTGCGGCCGCAGGGCAAGGGCCGCTGGCAGCAACTGTGGGAGACCCCCACGCTGCTGTGGGAAGCGCCGAGACTGGGGCTGGACACGGCCCAGGGCCTGGAGCTGCTGAGCCTGCTGGGCGCACTACTGGCCCTGGGGGCCCTGCTGCTGAGCCCACTGCGTCACCCCGTCGTCTACCTGCTGCTGTGGGCTGCCTACCTTTCGGCCTGCCAG gtgggccaggtgttcctttaTTTCCAGTG GGACTCCCTGCTGCTAGAGACTGGCTTCCTGGCCGTGCTGGTGGCCCCGCTGAGGCCAGCCTCCCACCGCAAGCAGGCCCCCCAGGGCGGGCGGGCAGGGGCCCTGCCCCATGAAGACCTCCCCTTCTGGCTAGTGCGCTGGCTGCTGTTCCGCCTCATGTTCGCCTCAGGCGTGGTCAAGCTGACCAGTCGCTGCCCCGCCTGGTGGGGGCTCACTG CCCTCACCTACCACTACGAGACCCAGTGCCTGCCCACGCCCGCCGCCTGGTTCGCACACCACCTGCCTGTCTGGCTGCACAAGCTCAGCGTGGTGGCCACCTTCCTAATCGAGATCGCTGTGCCGCCCCTGTTCTTCGCCCCCATTCGACGCCTGCGTTTGGCTGCCTTCTACTCGCAG GTGCTGCTGCAGGTCCTGATTATCATCACTGGCAACTACAACTTCTTCAACCTGATGACGCTGGTGCTCACCACTGCGCTGCTAGACGACCAGCACCTGGCTGCTGAGCCTGGCCATGGCAGCCGCAAGAAGACGACCACCT CCTGGCCCAAGGCCCTGCTGGCCACACTGTCGCTGCTGCTGGAACTAGCCGTCTACGGGCTTCTAGCCTATGGCACTGTGCACTACTTTGGCTTGGAGGTTGACTGGCAGCAGCGCACCATCCACTCCAGAACCA ctttcaccttccaccagtTCTCTCAGTGGCTAAAGACACTGACGCTGCCCACCGTGTGGCTGGGTGTGGCCTCCCTGGCCTGGGAGCTGCTGAGTGCCCTCTGGAG GTGGACCCAGGTGCGGGGCTGGCTACGGAAGTTCAGTGCTGCAGTCAAACTGTCCCTT GTGCCGTACTCCTACGTGGAGCCCGGGACCCACGGGCGCCTCTGGACTGGGGCCCACCGCCTGTTTGGCGCCGTGGAGCACCTGCAGCTGGCCAACTCCTACGGCCTCTTCCGCCGCATGACTGGGCTTGGTGGGCGGCCTGAGGTGGTGCTGGAGGGCAGCTACGATGGCCACCACTGGACG GAGATCGAGTTCATGTACAAGCCTGGGAACCTGAGCCGGCCTCCCCCAGTTGTGGTGCCCCACCAACCACGCCTGGATTGGCAAATGTGGTTTGCAGCCCTGGGCCCGCACACGCACAGCCCGTGGTTCACAAGCCTGGTCTTGCGCCTGCTGCAGGGCAAGGAGCCAG TGATCCGCCTCATCCAGAGTCAAGTGGCCAGGTATCCCTTCCACAAGCAGCCGCCCACCTACGTCCGAGCCCAGCGCTACAAGTACTGGTTCTCCCAGCCTGGAGAGCAGGG CCAGTGGTGGCGGCGCCAGTGGGTGGAGGAGTTCTTCCCACCCGTGTCCCTGGGAGACCCGACGCTGGAGACACTGCTCAGGCAGTTTGGGCTGCAG GACAAGAGCCCACCCCGGGCCCGCAGTGCCAACAGCACTCTGGCCCAGGCCCTCCACTGGACTCGCACTCAGCTGTCTCCTCTGGAGGCCCCCGCCCTGCTCTGGGGGCTCCTCGTGGCCATAGGGGCTGTCAGAGTTGTGCAGGCCCTGCTAGCACCCTGGTCTCTCCGGTCCTCCCCCCTGGCACCAGCCAGCGGGGAGAAGCGCAGGCCAGCCCCCCATAAAGACTCTGGAGCTGCCTCCGAACAGgccaccccagcccccaacccctgTACCAGTAGTTCTCGGACCGCCCGGCGAAAGAAGTAG